One Candidatus Macondimonas diazotrophica genomic window, GTTTCCGGTGTCACGACCGACAACACGTCGGGTTGGATCCGCATGGACTGGCGAGGCGTGCTTGTTGCGGTACTGGCCGAGCAGCAGGCGGGTCGGCCCGCCGGGCACATTGCCGCGCGTTGGCATGCCACGCTTGCTGCGCTGCTTGCGCAGGCCGTGGCCGAGCGACGCGAGCGGGCGGTGGTGCTGACCGGGGGCTGTTTTCAGAACACGCTGCTGCTCGGACAGGCGGTTCAATTATTGCGTGCGCAGGGGCGGGGTGTGTTCTGGCCCCGCCGCCTGCCGGTCAATGACGGCAGTCTGGCGGCGGGGCAGGCGGCTGTGGTCGCGGGCGTTTGGGGAGGATAGGGCATGTGTCTGGCGATTGCGGGGCGGTTGCTGAGCGAGGATGGCGAGGACGCGCTGTTTCGGACCGGGCGGGTCGATTTCGGTGGCGTGGTCAAGGCCGTGAATCTCGCCTGCGTGCCGGAGGCCGAGGTCGGGGATCTGTTGCTGGTCCACGCGGGTCTGGCGATCGGCCGGATCGACCCGGATCGATCCCGGCCGCTGGACCGGAACGTGTCGGGCACGGAGGGCGTATGAACGCCGCGGGTGTGGAAGCCGATGCGATCCGACGCGCGGTGGAGGACATTGCCCATCGGGTGAGCCGCCCCT contains:
- a CDS encoding HypC/HybG/HupF family hydrogenase formation chaperone, giving the protein MCLAIAGRLLSEDGEDALFRTGRVDFGGVVKAVNLACVPEAEVGDLLLVHAGLAIGRIDPDRSRPLDRNVSGTEGV